A section of the Oryza sativa Japonica Group chromosome 1, ASM3414082v1 genome encodes:
- the LOC4324061 gene encoding E3 ubiquitin-protein ligase MBR1: MARHHGNHSLLPEMVQPNNEQLNQPLPLGQKLFVHAGNDAALKIGPSYHGNVAIRSNDLPSSSRVAQYSGHRVKNTGTLHNSYVHYPAGSSGGHVSYNPQTEPVITYPHRSEGEFARGSSQIDNRTAAVKRKNPVIYPEYSINGDGYCAGSSSSTQFSNYPQPAPFSESLHRQMPPSVGPINWNDQSLVNQEGSQRNVRARHNFNNISLEPRPVHSTSNVSQSTSMKRNGPSFSTRMRTMPSGASGMHSGEMPYTMGSSNSSVPVPTLQGSSSSAIFASGVFAPRHVHGDTVPSYIHLPSVASSSSTAIPHEVIIPSYQPATSATTSTPMRASQPLPVRAVASSRHARNVLIGHANSGRNRRARSSYYGIQPLMIDAQQLIMMQQFALRESREAQDPHRAMRLDIDNMSYEDLLALGESIGNVCTGLVDEKISGCVREVIYCSSDEQQNDQDDGKCAICLEEYKDNSLLGILKCNHDFHTDCVKKWLKEKNSCPICKSAAA, from the exons ATGGCTAGACACCATGGAAACCATTCCCTACTGCCAGAGATGGTTCAACCCAATAATGAGCAACTCAACCAACCTCTGCCTTTAG GTCAGAAGTTATTTGTGCATGCTGGAAATGATGCAGCCCTTAAAATTGGCCCTTCATACCATGGGAATGTGGCAATTAGATCGAATGATCTTCCATCTTCAAGTCGAGTGGCACAATATTCAGGTCATAGAGTTAAAAACACAGGAACCTTACATAACTCCTATGTTCACTATCCTGCTGGAAGCTCTGGTGGCCATGTATCCTACAATCCTCAAACTGAACCTGTTATAACTTATCCACATAGATCTGAGGGAGAATTTGCTCGAGGGAGTTCCCAAATCGACAACAGAACTGCTGCAGTGAAACGAAAAAATCCTGTCATTTATCCAGAGTATAGCATCAATGGTGATGGTTATTGTGCCGGTAGCTCATCAAGTACCCAGTTCTCTAATTATCCACAGCCAGCTCCATTTTCTGAGTCCTTGCATCGTCAAATGCCTCCAAGTGTTGGCCCAATTAATTGGAATGACCAGAGCTTGGTAAATCAAGAAGGAAGTCAGAGAAATGTGAGGGCACGtcataattttaataatatttcaTTGGAACCTAGACCAGTCCATTCTACTTCGAATGTTTCCCAAAGTACATCAATGAAAAGGAATGGACCATCCTTTTCTACGCGAATGAGAACTATGCCTTCAG GTGCCTCTGGAATGCACTCTGGAGAAATGCCTTACACTATGGGAAGCAGCAACTCATCTGTTCCTGTCCCAACTTTACAAGGCTCTTCAAGCAGTGCAATATTTGCCAGTGGTGTCTTTGCACCTAGGCATGTTCATGGTGACACTGTTCCTAGCTACATTCATCTGCCTTCTGTAGCATCCTCTAGCTCTACAGCGATTCCCCATGAGGTGATCATTCCGAGCTACCAACCTGCTACCTCTGCAACTACCTCAACACCCATGAGGGCCAGTCAGCCATTACCTGTCAGAGCTGTTGCATCTTCTAGACATGCAAGGAATGTACTCATAGGGCATGCTAACAGCGGAAGGAACAGAAGGGCGAGAAGCTCATACTATGGTATTCAGCCTTTGATGATTGATGCACAG CAATTGATAATGATGCAACAATTTGCTCTCCGCGAATCAAGAGAAGCACAAGACCCCCACAGGGCCATGAGACTGGACATTGACAATATGAGTTATGAG GACCTGCTGGCTTTGGGAGAATCTATTGGTAATGTCTGCACAGGCTTGGTGGACGAGAAAATCTCAGGTTGTGTGAGAGAAGTGATCTATTGCAGTTCTGATGAACAGCAaaatgatcaagatgatgggaaATGTGCAATTTGTCTG GAGGAATACAAAGACAACAGTTTGCTGGGAATACTGAAATGCAATCACGACTTCCACACCGACTGCGTCAAGAAGTGGTTGAAGGAGAAGAACTCATGCCCAATTTGCAAGTCGGCTGCTGCATAG
- the LOC4324062 gene encoding acyl-coenzyme A oxidase 4, peroxisomal isoform X1 has protein sequence MAGKQGDGREEDGAKVGLPALDISLAFPQATPASIFPPSASDYYQIDDLLTTEEQSIRKNVRAIMEKEIAPIMATYWEKAEFPFHAIPKLSSLGVAGGTIKGYGCPGLSITASAITMAEIARVDASCSTFILVHSSLAMVTIALCGSEVQKQKYLPSLAQLTAVGCWALTEPNHGSDASSLITTATKVPGGWHIDGQKRWIGNSTFADVLVVLARNANTKQLNGFIVRKGAPGLKATKIENKIGLRMVQNGDIVFNKVFVPEEDRLPGVNSFQDISKVLAISRVMVAWQPIGISMGVFDVCHRYLKERKQFGVPLVAFQLNQEKLVRMLGNIQAMLLVGWRLCKLYESGKMTPGHASLGKGWTSRMAREVVSLGRELLGGNGILADFLVAKAFCDLEPIYSYEGTYDINSLVTGREITGIASFKPAALAKARL, from the exons ATGGCGGGGAAGCAAG GAGATGGGCGCGAGGAGGATGGCGCTAAGGTCGGCCTCCCGGCGCTGGATATCTCGCTCGCGTTTCCGCAGGCCACGCCGGCATCCATCTTCCCGCCATCAG CATCGGACTATTATCAGATTGATGATTTACTCACCACTGAAGAGCAGTCTATCAGGAAGAATGTCAGGGCTATAATGGAGAAAGAAATTGCACCCATTATGGCAACG TACTGGGAGAAAGCAGAGTTCCCATTTCATGCCATTCCTAAACTTTCAAGCCTCGGTGTAGCTGGAGGCACAATAAAG GGATATGGGTGCCCAGGACTTTCAATAACAGCAAGTGCTATTACTATGGCAGAAATTGCACGGGTAGATGCAAGCTGCTCCACGTTCATTCTAGTACACTCCTCCCTTGCAATGGTCACAATAG CTCTTTGTGGATCTGAGGTTCAGAAGCAGAAGTACTTGCCATCCCTTGCTCAACTTACTGCTGTTGGTTGCTGG GCATTGACAGAACCAAATCATGGAAGCGATGCAAGCTCTTTGATAACTACAGCAACCAAG GTACCTGGTGGGTGGCACATAGATGGACAAAAACGCTGGATTGGTAACAGTACTTTTGCTGATGTGCTCGTGGTATTAGCTAGGAATGCCAATACAAAACAACTAAATGG ATTTATTGTGAGGAAGGGTGCTCCTGGCTTGAAAGCTACAAAGATTGAGAACAAAATTGGTCTCAGAATGGTTCAGAACGGTGATATAGTTTTTAATAAAGTATTTGTCCCTGAGGAAGATCGACTGCCAGGTGTCAATTCATTTCAGGATATAAGCAAG GTCCTTGCTATTTCACGTGTCATGGTGGCATGGCAACCGATTGGTATATCAATGGGGGTGTTTGATGTCTGCCATCG GTATCTGAAAGAAAGGAAACAGTTTGGAGTTCCTCTAGTAGCTTTTCAGCTGAACCAAGAAAAACTTGTGCGAATGCTTGGTAACATCCAAGCGATGCTTCTTGTTGGCTGGCGACTATGCAAGCTTTATGAGTCAGGGAAAATGACACCAGGGCATGCTAGTTTAGGGAAG GGTTGGACTTCCAGAATGGCTCGTGAGGTGGTTTCTCTCGGTCGAGAATTGTTGGGTGGAAATGGAATTTTGGCTGATTTTCTAGTTGCAAAG GCATTCTGTGACCTGGAGCCTATATACTCATACGAAGGCACATACGACATCAACAGCCTGGTGACTGGTAGAGAAATAACTGGGATCGCAAGCTTCAAACCTGCCGCATTAGCAAAAGCTCGGTTATAA
- the LOC4324062 gene encoding acyl-coenzyme A oxidase 4, peroxisomal isoform X2: MEKEIAPIMATYWEKAEFPFHAIPKLSSLGVAGGTIKGYGCPGLSITASAITMAEIARVDASCSTFILVHSSLAMVTIALCGSEVQKQKYLPSLAQLTAVGCWALTEPNHGSDASSLITTATKVPGGWHIDGQKRWIGNSTFADVLVVLARNANTKQLNGFIVRKGAPGLKATKIENKIGLRMVQNGDIVFNKVFVPEEDRLPGVNSFQDISKVLAISRVMVAWQPIGISMGVFDVCHRYLKERKQFGVPLVAFQLNQEKLVRMLGNIQAMLLVGWRLCKLYESGKMTPGHASLGKGWTSRMAREVVSLGRELLGGNGILADFLVAKAFCDLEPIYSYEGTYDINSLVTGREITGIASFKPAALAKARL, encoded by the exons ATGGAGAAAGAAATTGCACCCATTATGGCAACG TACTGGGAGAAAGCAGAGTTCCCATTTCATGCCATTCCTAAACTTTCAAGCCTCGGTGTAGCTGGAGGCACAATAAAG GGATATGGGTGCCCAGGACTTTCAATAACAGCAAGTGCTATTACTATGGCAGAAATTGCACGGGTAGATGCAAGCTGCTCCACGTTCATTCTAGTACACTCCTCCCTTGCAATGGTCACAATAG CTCTTTGTGGATCTGAGGTTCAGAAGCAGAAGTACTTGCCATCCCTTGCTCAACTTACTGCTGTTGGTTGCTGG GCATTGACAGAACCAAATCATGGAAGCGATGCAAGCTCTTTGATAACTACAGCAACCAAG GTACCTGGTGGGTGGCACATAGATGGACAAAAACGCTGGATTGGTAACAGTACTTTTGCTGATGTGCTCGTGGTATTAGCTAGGAATGCCAATACAAAACAACTAAATGG ATTTATTGTGAGGAAGGGTGCTCCTGGCTTGAAAGCTACAAAGATTGAGAACAAAATTGGTCTCAGAATGGTTCAGAACGGTGATATAGTTTTTAATAAAGTATTTGTCCCTGAGGAAGATCGACTGCCAGGTGTCAATTCATTTCAGGATATAAGCAAG GTCCTTGCTATTTCACGTGTCATGGTGGCATGGCAACCGATTGGTATATCAATGGGGGTGTTTGATGTCTGCCATCG GTATCTGAAAGAAAGGAAACAGTTTGGAGTTCCTCTAGTAGCTTTTCAGCTGAACCAAGAAAAACTTGTGCGAATGCTTGGTAACATCCAAGCGATGCTTCTTGTTGGCTGGCGACTATGCAAGCTTTATGAGTCAGGGAAAATGACACCAGGGCATGCTAGTTTAGGGAAG GGTTGGACTTCCAGAATGGCTCGTGAGGTGGTTTCTCTCGGTCGAGAATTGTTGGGTGGAAATGGAATTTTGGCTGATTTTCTAGTTGCAAAG GCATTCTGTGACCTGGAGCCTATATACTCATACGAAGGCACATACGACATCAACAGCCTGGTGACTGGTAGAGAAATAACTGGGATCGCAAGCTTCAAACCTGCCGCATTAGCAAAAGCTCGGTTATAA